The Desulforegula conservatrix Mb1Pa genome segment AGCAACTTCGTCTGCATCATATACACCTCCAATCATGTATATAATTCCGGACAATTCATTTGCTACAGGTGCGGACATTTTATTTGTTCTCTACACTTCATAAATATTAGCTTGTATTTGCATTGCTTGTACGTTATTATGTACAAAATTAATATATATAAGGAGGCGGGCTATGCAAAGACTGAGAATAAATGACGATATCAAGCCGCTATCTGAAATAAGAACCGGCATTGCAAACTTTATCAAGCAAGTCCACAATACAAAAAGACCTTTGATAATTACTCAGCATGGAAAAAGCGTTGCTGTTCTTATTGATGCAACTGA includes the following:
- a CDS encoding type II toxin-antitoxin system Phd/YefM family antitoxin, translated to MQRLRINDDIKPLSEIRTGIANFIKQVHNTKRPLIITQHGKSVAVLIDATEYEAMQEKIELLTDVQTSINQIENGLGIDHVDAMEKVLGRILK